A genomic segment from Pseudoduganella chitinolytica encodes:
- a CDS encoding IS3 family transposase (programmed frameshift) — translation MARSKSYTPELREEAVKLVLTQGLTLEDAALRLMIPKGTLANWVAAARGGTSSKVAPGSRSVPELEAEVTKLRKELAEARMERDIGKKGGSVLCAGVAAKYAVMKTLRLEYSLSALCRVFDVSRSGFYAWTHGQPSKRAQEDARLKVAIEAVHTQSRQTYGPLRMQPELAAQGFPAGRDRIVRLRRELALRCKQKRKFKATTNSNHELPVAENLLNQTFAPTRPNEAWVTDITYVATGEGWLYLAGIKDVFTCELVGYSMGARMTQTLTAQALWKAVRNKRPAPGLIHHSDRGSQYCAHDYQKLVKQFGMQPSMSRRGNCYDNAPMESFWGSLKNELVHHQRYATRADAKAAIQEYIESFYNRQRRHSRLGNVAPALFAEEFSKRLQAV, via the exons ATGGCACGCTCAAAATCATACACCCCGGAGCTTCGTGAAGAAGCGGTAAAACTGGTCCTGACACAGGGTCTGACGCTGGAGGACGCGGCGTTACGGCTCATGATTCCCAAGGGAACCTTGGCCAATTGGGTAGCTGCAGCGAGGGGTGGCACCTCATCCAAAGTGGCTCCCGGCAGCCGCTCCGTGCCCGAACTTGAGGCCGAAGTTACCAAGCTGCGCAAGGAGCTTGCTGAGGCCCGCATGGAGCGCGATATCG GTAAAAAAGGCGGCAGCGTACTTTGCGCGGGAGTCGCTGCCAAGTACGCGGTCATGAAGACATTGCGACTCGAATATTCACTAAGCGCGCTCTGCCGCGTCTTCGACGTGTCGCGCAGCGGGTTCTATGCTTGGACTCACGGGCAGCCGTCGAAACGTGCGCAGGAGGACGCGCGCCTGAAGGTCGCCATCGAGGCGGTTCATACGCAGAGCCGGCAGACATATGGGCCACTTCGGATGCAGCCGGAACTGGCCGCACAAGGCTTTCCTGCTGGCCGTGACCGCATCGTCCGGCTACGACGTGAGCTTGCCCTGCGCTGTAAGCAGAAGCGAAAATTCAAGGCCACCACCAACTCGAACCATGAGCTGCCGGTGGCCGAGAATCTGTTGAATCAGACCTTCGCACCAACCCGCCCGAACGAAGCCTGGGTAACCGACATCACGTATGTCGCCACAGGCGAAGGCTGGCTCTACCTGGCCGGCATCAAAGACGTCTTTACATGCGAACTGGTGGGCTATTCGATGGGTGCGCGCATGACGCAAACGCTGACCGCACAGGCCCTTTGGAAAGCCGTGCGCAACAAGCGCCCGGCGCCGGGATTGATTCACCACTCCGACCGTGGGAGCCAGTATTGCGCTCACGACTATCAAAAGCTCGTCAAGCAGTTTGGCATGCAACCGTCCATGTCGCGCAGGGGGAACTGCTACGACAACGCGCCTATGGAAAGCTTCTGGGGCAGTCTGAAAAATGAGCTGGTGCACCATCAACGATATGCAACCCGCGCCGATGCGAAGGCCGCGATACAGGAGTACATCGAAAGCTTTTATAACCGCCAGCGACGCCACTCGCGTCTTGGCAATGTAGCGCCAGCGTTGTTTGCCGAGGAATTCAGCAAACGGCTGCAGGCGGTTTGA
- a CDS encoding helix-turn-helix domain-containing protein produces MQDNNLGLPFWEGFLASDLERKNGATWITLVPDPRAPLVCSGCDSNCWQIHETGWRVVRDMPMLGDPVWLRVRLRRVRCSECGTRAERVKWLDRHARVTQRLAEFVGLWCQKLPVAHVCKLSGLHWDTVRRIERTNLAAQIGVP; encoded by the coding sequence ATGCAAGATAATAATCTCGGCCTTCCATTCTGGGAAGGTTTTCTCGCGTCTGACCTCGAGCGCAAGAATGGTGCAACGTGGATCACGTTGGTTCCTGACCCAAGGGCCCCACTAGTGTGCTCGGGCTGCGATTCAAACTGCTGGCAGATTCATGAAACAGGCTGGCGTGTAGTGCGTGATATGCCAATGCTGGGCGACCCGGTCTGGTTGCGGGTGCGTCTGCGGCGTGTTCGCTGTAGTGAATGTGGGACTCGAGCTGAGCGCGTGAAGTGGCTAGACCGTCATGCACGGGTGACACAACGGCTGGCCGAGTTCGTGGGCCTATGGTGCCAAAAACTGCCAGTGGCCCATGTTTGCAAGCTCTCTGGCTTGCACTGGGACACAGTACGACGCATCGAGCGTACCAACTTGGCAGCGCAGATTGGGGTACCCTGA
- a CDS encoding ribonucleotide-diphosphate reductase subunit beta: MLSWDDEAAAAPRQPQLPAGAAGEESTAEQVALRVNADDKRIINGKTDVNQLVPFKYKWAWDKYLAGCANHWMPQEVNMQRDIELWKNPNGLSEDERRLVKRNLGFFVTADSLAANNIVLGTYRHITAPECRQYLLRQAFEEAIHTHAYQYIVESLGLDEQEIFNAYNEIKSIRDKDQFLIPFIDTLTDPAFTTGTIENDQKLLKSLIVFACLMEGLFFYVGFTQILALGRQNKMMGAAEQYQYILRDESMHCNFGIDLINTIKLENPQLWTPAFREEIKALFLKAVELEYAYAEDTMPRGVLGLNATMFKGYLRFIANRRAVQIGLEQLFDQDENPFPWMSEMIDLKKERNFFETRVTEYQTGGALNWD; this comes from the coding sequence ATGCTCTCCTGGGATGATGAAGCGGCCGCAGCGCCACGCCAACCACAACTGCCAGCCGGCGCCGCCGGTGAAGAATCCACCGCCGAGCAGGTCGCGCTGCGCGTGAACGCGGACGACAAGCGCATCATCAACGGCAAGACGGACGTCAACCAGCTGGTGCCGTTCAAGTACAAGTGGGCGTGGGACAAGTACCTGGCCGGCTGCGCCAACCACTGGATGCCGCAGGAAGTGAACATGCAGCGCGACATCGAGCTGTGGAAGAACCCGAACGGCCTGTCCGAAGACGAGCGCCGCCTGGTCAAGCGCAACCTGGGCTTCTTCGTGACGGCCGACTCGCTGGCCGCCAACAACATCGTGCTGGGCACCTACCGCCACATCACGGCGCCGGAATGCCGCCAGTACCTGCTGCGCCAGGCGTTCGAGGAAGCGATCCACACGCACGCCTACCAGTACATCGTCGAGTCGCTGGGCCTGGACGAGCAGGAGATCTTCAATGCCTACAACGAGATCAAGTCGATCCGCGACAAGGACCAGTTCCTGATCCCGTTCATCGACACGCTGACCGACCCGGCCTTCACCACCGGCACGATCGAGAACGACCAGAAGCTCTTGAAATCCCTGATCGTGTTCGCCTGCCTGATGGAAGGCCTGTTCTTCTACGTGGGCTTCACGCAGATCCTGGCGCTGGGCCGCCAGAACAAGATGATGGGCGCGGCCGAGCAGTACCAGTACATCCTGCGCGACGAATCGATGCACTGCAACTTCGGCATCGACCTGATCAACACGATCAAGCTGGAAAACCCGCAGCTGTGGACGCCGGCGTTCCGCGAGGAGATCAAGGCGCTGTTCCTCAAAGCCGTCGAGCTGGAATACGCGTACGCCGAAGACACGATGCCACGCGGCGTGCTGGGCCTGAACGCGACGATGTTCAAGGGCTACCTGCGCTTCATCGCCAACCGCCGCGCCGTGCAGATCGGCCTGGAGCAGCTGTTCGACCAGGACGAGAACCCGTTCCCATGGATGAGCGAGATGATCGACCTGAAAAAGGAACGCAACTTCTTCGAGACGCGCGTGACCGAGTACCAGACCGGTGGGGCGTTGAACTGGGATTGA
- a CDS encoding DUF2188 domain-containing protein, giving the protein MTKKSNHHVVPHKDGWAVRRENSDRVSGLYPTQGDAIRGGRGISKNQGTELVIHRPNGQIREKDSHGNDPSPPKG; this is encoded by the coding sequence ATGACTAAAAAATCGAATCATCACGTTGTTCCGCATAAAGACGGCTGGGCAGTACGCCGCGAGAACTCTGATCGGGTGAGCGGACTGTACCCTACTCAAGGAGATGCGATCAGAGGAGGGCGAGGGATCTCAAAAAACCAAGGTACAGAACTTGTGATCCATCGCCCTAATGGTCAAATCCGCGAGAAGGACAGTCACGGTAACGACCCATCCCCGCCGAAAGGCTGA
- a CDS encoding ribonucleotide-diphosphate reductase subunit beta: MLSWDDEAAAAPRQPQLPAGAAGEESTAEQVALRVNADDKRIINGKTDVNQLVPFKYKWAWDKYLAGCANHWMPQEVNMQRDIELWKNPNGLSEDERRLVKRNLGFFVTADSLAANNIVLGTYRHITAPECRQYLLRQAFEEAIHTHAYQYIVESLGLDEQEIFNAYNEIKSIRDKDQFLIPFIDTLTDPAFTTGTIENDQKLLKSLIVFACLMEGLFFYVGFTQILALGRQNKMMGAAEQYQYILRDESMHCNFGIDLINTIKLENPQLWTPAFREEIKALFLKAVELEYAYAEDTMPRGVLGLNATMFKGYLRFIANRRAVQIGLEQLFDQDENPFPWMSEMIDLKKERNFFETRVTEYQTGGALNWD; this comes from the coding sequence ATGCTCTCCTGGGATGATGAAGCGGCCGCAGCGCCACGCCAACCACAACTGCCAGCCGGCGCCGCCGGTGAAGAATCCACCGCCGAGCAGGTCGCGCTGCGCGTGAACGCGGACGACAAGCGCATCATCAACGGCAAGACGGACGTCAACCAGCTGGTGCCGTTCAAGTACAAGTGGGCGTGGGACAAGTACCTGGCCGGCTGTGCCAACCACTGGATGCCGCAGGAAGTGAACATGCAGCGCGACATCGAGCTGTGGAAGAACCCGAACGGCCTGTCCGAAGACGAGCGCCGCCTGGTCAAGCGCAACCTGGGCTTCTTCGTGACGGCCGACTCGCTGGCCGCCAACAACATCGTGCTGGGCACCTACCGCCACATCACGGCGCCGGAATGCCGCCAGTACCTGCTGCGCCAGGCGTTCGAGGAAGCGATCCACACGCACGCCTACCAGTACATCGTCGAGTCGCTGGGCCTGGACGAGCAGGAGATCTTCAATGCCTACAACGAGATCAAGTCGATCCGCGACAAGGACCAGTTCCTGATCCCGTTCATCGACACGCTGACCGACCCGGCCTTCACCACCGGCACGATCGAGAACGACCAGAAGCTCTTGAAATCCCTGATCGTGTTCGCCTGCCTGATGGAAGGCCTGTTCTTCTACGTGGGCTTCACGCAGATCCTGGCGCTGGGCCGCCAGAACAAGATGATGGGCGCGGCCGAGCAGTACCAGTACATCCTGCGCGACGAATCGATGCACTGCAACTTCGGCATCGACCTGATCAACACGATCAAGCTGGAAAACCCGCAGCTGTGGACGCCGGCGTTCCGCGAGGAGATCAAGGCGCTGTTCCTCAAAGCCGTCGAGCTGGAATACGCGTACGCCGAAGACACGATGCCACGCGGCGTGCTGGGCCTGAACGCGACGATGTTCAAGGGCTACCTGCGCTTCATCGCCAACCGCCGCGCCGTGCAGATCGGCCTGGAGCAGCTGTTCGACCAGGACGAGAACCCGTTCCCATGGATGAGCGAGATGATCGACCTGAAGAAGGAACGCAACTTCTTCGAGACGCGCGTGACCGAGTACCAGACCGGTGGGGCGTTGAACTGGGATTGA
- a CDS encoding ribonucleoside-diphosphate reductase subunit alpha: MQSNQDITTHPAAQVPASAATANGGLAAPAGTLGDYRIIRRNGAVVAFEPSKIAVAMTKAFLAVQGGQGAASARIRDLVEQLTNSVVNALVRRQPSGGTFHIEDVQDQVELALMRSGEHDVAKAYVLYRAKQMEERRAKKAAAGTADVAEPELHVMENGVRRPLVMQEVRDLIAAACSGLEKHVDADAILAETVKNLYDGVPVEELHKSAILAARALMEKDPAYSQVTARILLHTIRKEVFGKEVPQAQAAAEYVDYFPKYIAKGIEAELLDTKLAEFDLQKLAKALVADRDLQFGYIGLQTLYDRYFLHVRDVRIEMPQAFYMRVAMGLSLNETNREARAIEFYHLLSSFDFMSSTPTLFNSGTLRSQLSSCYLTTVSDDLEGIYDAIKENALLAKFAGGLGNDWTPVRALGAHIKGTNGKSQGVVPFLKVVNDTAVAVNQGGKRKGAVCAYLETWHMDIEEFLDLRKNTGDDRRRTHDMNTANWIPDLFMKRVMEKGTWTLFSPSETPDLHDKVGKAFEAAYTGYEAAAARGEIRVFKKIEALDLWRKMLSMLFETGHPWITFKDPCNIRSPQQHVGVVHSSNLCTEITLNTGPDEIAVCNLGSVNLPAHMKEGKLDHVKLQKTIRTAMRMLDNVIDINYYAVDKARNANMRHRPVGMGVMGFQDCLHMMRVPYQSQAAVDFADTSMEAVCYYAYYASTELAEERGHYESYKGSLWDRGILPQDSVKLLAEERGGYLEQDMSSSMDWTPLRERIKQFGMRNSNCVAIAPTATISNIIGVSACIEPTFQNLYVKSNLSGEFTEINSYLVRDLKARDLWDEVMIADLKYFDGSLTKIDRVPQDLRDIYATAFEVSPTWLVEAASRRQKWIDQAQSLNIYMAGASGKKLDETYKLAWLRGLKTTYYLRTIAASHMEKSTSKTGALNAVSAHGPSAGAAAADAAAPAVPTHTAPTTVQQVEEGAACYLRPGDAGFEECEACQ; this comes from the coding sequence ATGCAATCTAACCAAGACATCACCACCCATCCGGCAGCACAAGTGCCGGCGTCCGCTGCAACCGCCAACGGCGGCCTGGCAGCGCCGGCCGGCACGCTGGGCGACTACCGCATCATCCGCCGCAACGGCGCCGTCGTCGCCTTCGAGCCGTCCAAGATCGCCGTCGCGATGACGAAAGCGTTCCTGGCAGTGCAGGGCGGCCAGGGCGCCGCGTCCGCGCGCATCCGCGACCTGGTCGAACAGCTGACGAACAGCGTGGTGAATGCCCTGGTGCGCCGCCAGCCGTCCGGCGGCACGTTCCACATCGAAGACGTACAGGACCAGGTCGAACTGGCGCTGATGCGCTCGGGCGAGCATGACGTGGCCAAGGCCTACGTGCTGTACCGTGCCAAGCAGATGGAAGAGCGCCGCGCCAAGAAGGCCGCCGCCGGCACCGCCGACGTGGCCGAACCGGAACTGCACGTGATGGAGAACGGCGTGCGCCGTCCGCTCGTCATGCAGGAAGTGCGCGACCTGATCGCCGCCGCCTGCTCGGGCCTGGAAAAGCACGTCGATGCCGACGCCATCCTGGCCGAGACGGTCAAGAACCTGTACGACGGCGTGCCGGTCGAAGAGCTGCACAAGTCCGCCATCCTGGCTGCGCGCGCGCTGATGGAAAAGGACCCGGCCTACTCGCAGGTCACGGCCCGCATCCTGCTGCACACGATCCGCAAGGAAGTGTTCGGCAAGGAAGTGCCGCAGGCGCAGGCCGCCGCCGAGTACGTCGATTACTTCCCGAAATATATCGCCAAGGGCATCGAGGCCGAGCTGCTGGACACCAAGCTGGCCGAGTTCGACCTGCAGAAGCTGGCCAAGGCGCTGGTCGCCGACCGCGACCTGCAGTTCGGCTACATCGGCCTGCAGACCTTGTACGACCGCTACTTCCTGCACGTGCGCGACGTCCGCATCGAGATGCCGCAGGCGTTCTACATGCGCGTCGCCATGGGCCTGTCGCTGAACGAGACGAACCGCGAAGCGCGCGCCATCGAGTTCTACCACCTGCTGTCGAGCTTTGACTTCATGTCGTCCACGCCGACGCTGTTCAACTCGGGCACGCTGCGCTCGCAGCTGTCGTCGTGCTACCTGACCACCGTGTCGGACGACCTGGAAGGCATCTACGACGCCATCAAGGAAAACGCGCTGCTGGCCAAGTTCGCCGGCGGCCTGGGCAACGACTGGACGCCGGTACGCGCGCTGGGCGCGCACATCAAGGGCACCAACGGCAAGTCGCAGGGCGTCGTGCCGTTCCTGAAAGTGGTCAACGACACGGCCGTGGCGGTCAACCAGGGCGGCAAGCGCAAGGGCGCCGTCTGCGCCTACCTGGAAACCTGGCACATGGACATCGAGGAATTCCTCGACCTGCGCAAGAACACGGGCGACGACCGCCGCCGCACGCACGACATGAACACGGCGAACTGGATTCCCGACCTGTTCATGAAGCGCGTGATGGAAAAGGGCACCTGGACGCTGTTCTCGCCATCGGAAACGCCGGACCTGCACGACAAGGTCGGCAAGGCCTTCGAGGCAGCCTACACGGGCTACGAGGCGGCTGCCGCCCGCGGCGAGATCCGCGTCTTTAAGAAGATCGAGGCGCTGGACCTGTGGCGCAAGATGCTGTCGATGCTGTTCGAGACGGGCCACCCGTGGATCACGTTCAAGGACCCATGCAACATCCGTTCGCCGCAGCAGCACGTGGGCGTCGTGCACAGCTCGAACCTGTGCACCGAGATCACGCTGAACACGGGCCCGGACGAAATCGCCGTCTGCAACCTGGGTTCCGTCAACCTGCCGGCCCACATGAAAGAGGGCAAGCTGGACCACGTCAAGCTGCAAAAGACGATCCGCACGGCAATGCGCATGCTGGACAACGTCATCGACATCAACTACTACGCCGTCGACAAGGCCCGCAACGCCAACATGCGCCACCGTCCGGTGGGCATGGGCGTGATGGGCTTCCAGGACTGCCTGCACATGATGCGCGTGCCGTACCAGTCGCAAGCCGCGGTGGACTTCGCCGATACGTCGATGGAAGCGGTGTGCTACTACGCCTACTACGCGTCGACGGAACTGGCCGAAGAGCGCGGCCATTACGAGTCGTACAAGGGCTCCCTGTGGGACCGCGGCATCCTGCCGCAGGATTCCGTGAAGCTGCTGGCGGAAGAGCGCGGCGGCTACCTGGAGCAGGACATGTCGTCGTCGATGGACTGGACGCCGCTGCGCGAGCGCATCAAGCAGTTCGGCATGCGCAACTCGAACTGCGTGGCGATCGCCCCGACCGCGACGATCTCGAACATCATCGGCGTCTCGGCCTGCATCGAGCCGACGTTCCAGAACCTGTACGTCAAGTCGAACCTGTCCGGTGAATTCACCGAGATCAACTCGTACCTGGTGCGCGACCTGAAGGCCCGCGACCTGTGGGACGAGGTCATGATCGCCGACCTGAAGTACTTCGACGGCTCGCTGACCAAGATCGATCGCGTGCCGCAGGACCTGCGCGACATCTACGCGACGGCGTTCGAAGTGTCGCCGACGTGGCTGGTGGAAGCGGCATCGCGCCGCCAGAAGTGGATCGACCAGGCCCAGTCACTGAACATCTACATGGCCGGCGCCTCGGGCAAGAAGCTGGACGAGACGTACAAGCTGGCCTGGCTGCGCGGCCTGAAGACGACGTACTACCTGCGCACGATCGCCGCGTCGCACATGGAGAAGTCGACGTCGAAGACGGGCGCGCTGAACGCCGTCTCGGCCCACGGCCCATCCGCCGGCGCCGCCGCTGCCGATGCGGCCGCACCGGCTGTCCCGACCCACACCGCACCGACCACGGTGCAGCAGGTGGAAGAGGGCGCCGCGTGCTACCTGCGTCCGGGCGACGCGGGCTTCGAGGAATGCGAAGCCTGCCAGTAA
- a CDS encoding sigma-54-dependent transcriptional regulator has translation MSSPRVLVVDDEDDLRELLEITLLKMGLDVDSAADLRQARAHLAAGAEYGLVLTDMRLPDGLGLELVREVAASGRNTPIAVVTAFGSTDNAVVALKAGAFDYVTKPVQLDQLRQLVQSALKLNGSAPAARDEAVDSRLKGQSAAMQALRAQIARLARSMAPIAITGESGSGKELAAREIHAQSSRADKPFVAVNCGAIPEALMEAEFFGYRKGAFTGAADERDGFFQAAHGGTLMLDEVADLPLAMQVKLLRAIQERRVRKIGATAEEPVDVRIVSATHQDLARCVEQGKFRQDLFYRLNVIELALPPLRERLDDLPVLTAAILARLAAGGPPAVLGPGVLEALRSYRFPGNVRELENVLERALAFANDGVIHVEDLALKGARLAEAGQPEPVAAPADPPAAVVEPPPVLASAPAGMPPLPDLTVLPSNLPEYLERVEREIIVRALAQTQYNRTQAAQLLGLSFRQLRYQMQKLNIKE, from the coding sequence ATGAGTTCTCCCCGGGTACTGGTCGTCGACGACGAAGACGACCTGCGCGAGCTGCTGGAAATCACGCTGCTGAAGATGGGCCTGGACGTGGACAGCGCAGCGGACCTGCGGCAGGCCCGCGCGCACCTGGCGGCCGGCGCCGAGTACGGGCTGGTGCTGACGGACATGCGCCTGCCCGACGGCCTGGGGCTGGAACTGGTGCGGGAGGTGGCCGCCAGCGGGCGCAACACGCCGATTGCCGTCGTCACCGCGTTCGGCAGTACCGACAACGCCGTCGTCGCCCTCAAGGCGGGCGCGTTCGACTACGTGACGAAACCCGTGCAGCTGGATCAATTGCGCCAGCTGGTGCAGTCGGCGCTGAAGCTGAACGGGTCGGCGCCGGCGGCGCGCGACGAGGCGGTGGACAGCCGCCTGAAGGGGCAGTCGGCCGCGATGCAGGCGCTGCGCGCCCAGATCGCGCGGCTGGCGCGCTCGATGGCGCCGATCGCCATCACGGGCGAATCGGGCAGTGGCAAGGAGCTGGCGGCGCGCGAGATCCACGCCCAGAGCTCGCGCGCGGACAAGCCGTTCGTCGCGGTCAACTGCGGGGCGATTCCCGAAGCGTTGATGGAAGCGGAGTTCTTCGGCTACCGCAAGGGCGCCTTCACCGGGGCGGCGGACGAGCGCGACGGCTTCTTCCAGGCCGCCCACGGCGGCACCTTGATGCTGGACGAAGTGGCCGACCTGCCGCTGGCGATGCAGGTCAAGCTGCTGCGCGCGATCCAGGAGCGGCGCGTGCGCAAGATCGGCGCCACGGCCGAGGAACCGGTGGACGTGCGCATCGTCAGCGCCACCCACCAGGACCTGGCGCGCTGCGTCGAGCAGGGCAAGTTCCGCCAGGACCTGTTCTATCGCCTGAACGTCATCGAACTGGCGCTGCCGCCGCTGCGCGAACGGCTGGACGACCTGCCGGTGCTGACGGCGGCGATCCTGGCGCGCCTGGCGGCGGGCGGCCCGCCGGCCGTGCTGGGCCCGGGCGTGCTGGAAGCGCTGCGCAGCTACCGCTTCCCCGGCAACGTGCGCGAGCTGGAAAACGTGCTGGAACGGGCGCTGGCGTTTGCCAACGACGGCGTCATCCACGTCGAGGACCTGGCGCTGAAGGGCGCGCGGCTGGCGGAGGCGGGTCAGCCGGAACCGGTCGCGGCGCCGGCCGATCCGCCGGCGGCGGTCGTCGAGCCGCCTCCGGTCTTGGCCTCGGCTCCGGCCGGCATGCCGCCGCTGCCGGACCTGACGGTGTTGCCGTCGAACCTGCCGGAATACCTGGAGCGGGTGGAGCGCGAGATCATCGTGCGGGCGCTGGCGCAGACGCAGTACAACCGTACCCAGGCCGCGCAGCTGCTGGGGTTGAGTTTCCGGCAGCTGCGCTACCAGATGCAGAAGCTCAACATCAAGGAATAG
- a CDS encoding sensor histidine kinase: MAAQLPASLASLSARSRETFWRSLQTLNGTRVVIALVLLAYLSIDSQGTLAAGDALYARVCGTYLVLSVVFALTAAWWRHRFLVQLLSQVACDLAVISLLYVAGGGVRGGLAILYLFPLAGCAILAPLVLALFCAALVTLFLLADSIWRLLNADGDAALLQAGLFGAAFFAVVLLANRMAARLIGQEELAVQRGVEIGVQQAVNRLIMSHAGDGIVVVGPDGQLLAGNPAAQQLLGISGTPGLRLAALPSLHAIARAYDDWRADPAQATAFVTIKPYTDPAMQDMAAAWDGRPDLAAHLKLRFAAAETAALGTERNVIFLEDVTAIENQAQQLKLASMGRLTASIAHEVRNPLSAIGHATSLLAEDLQAPVHVRLLKIVADNVARVNRMVEDILQLSRKAHSHGEPLALAQLVAELKAEFDELHGLDEAVLDIGRVSAVAVRFDPLHLREVLLNLLGNAVRYASRKPSSIRLFVVAARGRPLELHVQDDGAGISPEVRAHLFEPFYTTSSKGTGLGLYLARELCLNNEAMLDYEYRFDVAGGVSPAASGRFVITFARAGA, translated from the coding sequence GTGGCCGCCCAGTTGCCCGCCTCGCTGGCCTCCCTGTCCGCCCGCTCGCGCGAGACGTTCTGGCGCTCGCTGCAGACCCTGAACGGTACCCGCGTCGTCATCGCGCTGGTGCTGCTGGCGTACCTGAGTATCGACAGCCAGGGCACGCTGGCCGCGGGCGATGCGCTGTACGCCCGCGTGTGCGGCACCTACCTGGTCCTGTCGGTGGTGTTCGCGTTGACGGCCGCCTGGTGGCGCCACCGCTTCCTCGTGCAGCTGCTGTCGCAGGTCGCCTGCGACCTCGCCGTCATCTCGCTGCTGTACGTGGCCGGCGGCGGCGTGCGCGGCGGCCTGGCGATCCTGTACCTGTTCCCGCTGGCCGGCTGTGCCATCCTGGCCCCGCTGGTGCTGGCGCTGTTCTGCGCCGCGCTGGTCACGCTGTTCCTGCTGGCCGACAGCATCTGGCGCCTTCTCAACGCGGACGGCGACGCGGCGCTGCTGCAGGCCGGCCTGTTCGGCGCCGCCTTCTTTGCCGTCGTGCTGCTGGCAAACCGCATGGCGGCGCGGCTGATCGGCCAGGAGGAGCTGGCCGTGCAGCGCGGCGTCGAGATCGGCGTGCAACAGGCCGTCAATCGCCTCATCATGTCGCACGCGGGGGACGGCATCGTCGTCGTGGGGCCGGACGGCCAGCTCCTGGCCGGCAATCCGGCCGCGCAGCAACTGCTGGGCATCAGCGGCACGCCCGGCCTGCGCCTGGCCGCGCTGCCGTCGCTGCACGCCATCGCCCGGGCCTACGACGACTGGCGCGCCGACCCGGCCCAGGCCACCGCGTTCGTCACGATCAAGCCCTACACCGACCCGGCCATGCAGGACATGGCCGCGGCCTGGGACGGCCGGCCCGACCTGGCGGCGCACCTCAAGTTGCGCTTTGCCGCCGCCGAGACGGCGGCGCTGGGCACGGAGCGCAACGTCATCTTCCTGGAAGACGTGACGGCCATCGAAAACCAGGCGCAGCAACTGAAACTGGCGTCGATGGGGCGCCTGACGGCCAGCATCGCGCACGAAGTGAGAAATCCGCTGTCGGCCATCGGCCACGCGACGTCGCTGCTGGCCGAGGACCTGCAAGCGCCCGTGCACGTGCGCCTGTTGAAGATCGTGGCCGACAACGTGGCGCGGGTGAATCGCATGGTCGAGGACATCCTGCAGCTGTCGCGCAAGGCCCACAGCCATGGCGAGCCGCTGGCGCTGGCCCAGCTGGTGGCCGAGTTGAAGGCGGAGTTCGACGAGCTGCATGGCCTGGACGAAGCGGTGCTGGACATCGGCCGTGTCAGCGCCGTGGCCGTGCGCTTCGATCCGCTGCACCTGCGCGAGGTGCTGCTCAATTTGCTGGGCAACGCGGTGCGCTACGCCAGCCGCAAGCCATCCAGCATCCGGCTGTTCGTCGTGGCCGCGCGCGGCCGCCCGCTGGAGCTGCACGTGCAGGATGACGGCGCCGGCATCTCGCCCGAGGTACGCGCCCACCTGTTCGAGCCGTTCTACACCACGTCCTCGAAGGGCACGGGGCTGGGCCTGTATCTGGCGCGTGAGTTATGCTTGAATAACGAGGCGATGCTGGACTACGAGTACCGCTTCGACGTGGCCGGCGGCGTCAGCCCGGCCGCCAGCGGCCGTTTCGTCATCACGTTCGCGCGCGCGGGCGCCTGA
- a CDS encoding PP0621 family protein: MTRILFWVALIFLVVAAVRAKLRANIRRQQQEQFQAQARQQAAARPPAVTAEPMLCCAHCGMYYPASENVPAGGRDYCSAAHTPAP; the protein is encoded by the coding sequence ATGACACGTATCCTGTTCTGGGTCGCGCTGATCTTCCTGGTCGTCGCCGCCGTCCGCGCCAAGCTGCGCGCCAACATCCGCCGCCAGCAGCAGGAGCAGTTCCAGGCGCAGGCGCGGCAGCAGGCGGCGGCCCGGCCGCCGGCCGTGACGGCCGAACCGATGCTGTGCTGCGCCCACTGCGGGATGTACTACCCGGCTTCCGAGAACGTGCCGGCGGGCGGGCGCGATTACTGCAGCGCGGCGCACACGCCCGCGCCCTAG